CGAGCTGATCGTGGACATCGACGATGCCGCCCGCCGAGTGGCGTACGCGGTGGTCGGCGGCTCGCTCGCACCGAAGCACCATCACGCCTCGATGCAGGTCCTCACCGCCACCGACGGGGGCAGCCGGTTCGTCTGGACGGTCGACGTCACGCCGGGCGAACTCGCGGACTCCATCCGGGAGATGGTCGAGAAGGGAGCGCACGTCATGCAGGACGCGCTGACGGCCGCCCCGGACCGGACGGACAGCTGAGGCCCTCAAGTGCCGGGCCGAGGAGGGATATTCACTGTGCTGATCTCCTTCGGACTGCTGGGATGGGCGCATGAGTCTCCCGCCTGCCGGGGCGGACGAGGTCGTCGCCTCCGTCTCCGTCCCCGTCCTTGTCCGTGACCTGGTGCCCGCCGATCTGCCGGCCTGCGCCTGGTCCGGCTCGGCCAGCCATCTGGTGCATGTGGCGCATGAGTTGGAGCGTGCGGCGGCCGGGGAGGTGGACTACCTGGCCGTCTGCACCCCGGTGGGGATTCCGGTGGCGATCGGCGGCGTCGACTATCAGGTCACGGCCGGATCCGGCACGCTGTGGCAGCTCGGCGTGCTCCCGGCCCTTCAGTCGTGCGGTCTGGGCACCGTGCTCATCCGCGCCGCGGAGGGCCGCATCAGGTCACGCGGCCTGCGGCGCGCGGAACTCGGCGTGGAAGAGAGCAATCCGCGCGCCCGGGCGCTGTACGAACGCCTGGGGTACGTGGCCTACGGCAGTCAGCCCGATGCCTGGGACGTGGAGGAGCCGGACGGTTCGCTGCGCCGGTACGAGACCATGTGCACGATGATGCGCAAGGATCTTTCCTAGGGGGCACGTGCCATGAGTTCCGGACCGATGGCGATCCCCGCAGGTCTCGTCGTACTCGTCGGGCCGCCGGCCTCGGGCAAGACCTCCTTCGTCCGTGCGCTGGTCGCTCAGGGGAGGCTCGACCCCGAAGCCGTTGTCTCCAGTGACGAGATCCGTGCGGAGTTCTTCGCGGACGAGACGACGGACGCCGCCTCCGACGCGGCCGATGCGCGGATCTTCGACGAGCGCGACCGCCGGATCATCGACCGGCTCGCCGCGGGCCGGATCGCGGTTGCCGAATCGACGAACGTGACACGGCAGGCACGGGCCCGCCTCGTGGCCATCGCCGAACGATTCGGTGCGCCCGTGACCGTGCTCCGCTTCCCCCAGGGCGAAGAGGACCTGCTCGGACAGAACGAGGAGCGGAGCAGGGACGACGTCACTGCGGCGGACGTCAGGGCTTACGCCGCCGTCATGGGGCGGGAGGCGAACACTGCCCGGCTGCGCGCGGAAGGTGCAGCGCTCGTGTACGACGTTCCCGGGCGGGGGCAAGGGGTCACGCCCGCGGAGGCCGCCCGGCGATTCACGTTCGGCGGGGCTTGAGTCTGCGTCGTCAGTTGTGGCTGCGGCCGGCTAGGGCCCGGCCACGGATGCCGCGAAGTCGGCGATCGCCTTCCGCAGCGGTTCGGCCGCGGTCTCCGGGTCGGTGCGGGTGTCCAGGCCGAGCACCAGGATGCGCCCCACCAGCCCGCGCGGCCCAGGGAACTCCAGCCGGTGCTCGGACGGTCCGTTCGGGTCGGGGTGGACCACCAGGGCGAGAGGATTGCCGGGGTCGGTGTAGCCGGCGATGTAGGTGAGGAGCTGGTGACGGTCCTCACGGGAGACGTTCGTCTTCGCGTAGTTCTTGTACTTCGCGTCCACGGGCAGGTAGGGCGTGGTGCCGACGGGTGCGGCAGGCGGGGCGAAGGACAGCAGTACGTCGGGGGCGAAGTGCGGGGTTCTGGTCCCGTGCATTCCGTGCGTCCAGATCTGGTCGGCGTCGTCCCGGGCCCACCGGCCACCGACAGTGGCCGCTGCGTCGACCGCCATCCTTTGGACCACGCTCTCCCAGAGATCTTCCATCTTGAGCAGCAGTCCGTGCGCCCCGAAGCCGTACGGGTTCAGCAGATCGTCGGGTCCGCCGCCGCCGAGCACCATGCGCGCCCATGCGTGGGCGGGCCGGTAGTGGTCGTTGAGTACGGTGTACCGCCCCCGGGCGAGCAGCCTCAATGCGTCCGGGCCCCGCACGGGCGACGGAAAGTCCTGTGCAGCGATGGCCAGTTGGCGCTTGAGGAGGGGGTCGCTCACTTGGCCGGACGCGGCGGCCAGGGCGGCTCCGCACACCAGGTTCTCCCAGCCCCCGTCCTCGTACTCGAAGGTACTGACGTGCAGCTGGTCGACCGCGCCGAAACATCTGGTGGCCTGTGCCTCCACGTTCAGCCGCCCCCGCAGCGTGGTGTCCACGCGCTGTCGGCGTACGTAGTCCCTGCGCAGACCGCGGCGCAGCAACAGGCGGCACTCGTACAGCAGGGCGGCAGGTACCAGCCCCGCGTACCCGTCCTTGCCGATCGGCCAGTTGCGCAGCCCTTCGTCGGTGGTGCTGTTCTGCCCGTTGGCGTACGAGAGCCAGTCGATCAGCCTGTTGCCCGCGATCGGGAACTTGGGGCGGAGCACCAGCCGAATGCGACTGAGCTCCAGAACCCCGGTGATCGTCCGTGCGGTGAGGACACAGTGGTCCTGCCTCTCGACGACACCGGCGGCCTTGAGCTCGCGGACCCTTTGGAGATCGGCGGAGCTCAGCTCGGCTTTCGGTACCTTGCAGGACCTGTACTCGTCGAGTGTCACTTCCCGCCGGGCGGTTGTCTGCGGCACCCGGCTAGTCCTCGTCCCATTGGTATGCGCCCGACGCACCGTCGTCGTCGGGGGTTTCGACGGTCCCGGCGGTGACGAAGACCTTCGCCAGCATGCCCGGAAGGTCCCGCGGATTCGTCTGGACGACCTGTCCCGTCCTGCCG
This genomic interval from Streptomyces sp. NBC_00464 contains the following:
- a CDS encoding SRPBCC family protein, which produces MAHIHKEFLIDNSPENVWEALRDVGAVHRRLAPGFVTDTRMEADTRIVTFANGFVAHELIVDIDDAARRVAYAVVGGSLAPKHHHASMQVLTATDGGSRFVWTVDVTPGELADSIREMVEKGAHVMQDALTAAPDRTDS
- a CDS encoding GNAT family N-acetyltransferase — encoded protein: MSLPPAGADEVVASVSVPVLVRDLVPADLPACAWSGSASHLVHVAHELERAAAGEVDYLAVCTPVGIPVAIGGVDYQVTAGSGTLWQLGVLPALQSCGLGTVLIRAAEGRIRSRGLRRAELGVEESNPRARALYERLGYVAYGSQPDAWDVEEPDGSLRRYETMCTMMRKDLS
- a CDS encoding ATP-binding protein; the protein is MSSGPMAIPAGLVVLVGPPASGKTSFVRALVAQGRLDPEAVVSSDEIRAEFFADETTDAASDAADARIFDERDRRIIDRLAAGRIAVAESTNVTRQARARLVAIAERFGAPVTVLRFPQGEEDLLGQNEERSRDDVTAADVRAYAAVMGREANTARLRAEGAALVYDVPGRGQGVTPAEAARRFTFGGA
- a CDS encoding 5-methylcytosine restriction system specificity protein McrC — translated: MPQTTARREVTLDEYRSCKVPKAELSSADLQRVRELKAAGVVERQDHCVLTARTITGVLELSRIRLVLRPKFPIAGNRLIDWLSYANGQNSTTDEGLRNWPIGKDGYAGLVPAALLYECRLLLRRGLRRDYVRRQRVDTTLRGRLNVEAQATRCFGAVDQLHVSTFEYEDGGWENLVCGAALAAASGQVSDPLLKRQLAIAAQDFPSPVRGPDALRLLARGRYTVLNDHYRPAHAWARMVLGGGGPDDLLNPYGFGAHGLLLKMEDLWESVVQRMAVDAAATVGGRWARDDADQIWTHGMHGTRTPHFAPDVLLSFAPPAAPVGTTPYLPVDAKYKNYAKTNVSREDRHQLLTYIAGYTDPGNPLALVVHPDPNGPSEHRLEFPGPRGLVGRILVLGLDTRTDPETAAEPLRKAIADFAASVAGP